Proteins found in one Bacillus subtilis subsp. subtilis str. 168 genomic segment:
- the bpsB gene encoding alkylpyrone methyltransferase (polyketide synthesis) (Evidence 1a: Function from experimental evidences in the studied strain; PubMedId: 12354229, 15849754, 16850406, 7726551, 8396117, 19465653; Product type e : enzyme) gives MFWLLIAILIVQRAAEMAVARQNEQKVKKQGAIEFGESHYPYIITMHILFFLSLIAEVLLMNKQPSSWWLGIAAVILSVQIVRYWALCSLGAYWNTKILVVPGVELVKKGPYKWMKHPNYAVVILEILLIPLLYQAYVTMCLFSIFNAVLLSVRIRAEDKALQEYSVK, from the coding sequence ATGTTTTGGTTGTTGATCGCCATTCTCATTGTTCAAAGAGCAGCAGAAATGGCAGTGGCCAGGCAAAACGAACAAAAGGTAAAGAAGCAAGGAGCAATTGAATTTGGCGAGAGCCACTATCCGTATATCATTACGATGCATATCCTTTTTTTCCTGTCCTTAATTGCCGAGGTGCTGCTGATGAATAAACAGCCGTCCAGCTGGTGGCTCGGTATCGCTGCAGTGATTTTAAGCGTACAGATCGTACGGTATTGGGCGCTTTGTTCCTTAGGAGCATATTGGAATACGAAAATCCTTGTTGTTCCAGGTGTAGAGCTTGTAAAAAAAGGTCCATATAAATGGATGAAACATCCAAACTATGCCGTTGTTATCCTCGAAATTTTGCTGATTCCGCTGCTTTATCAAGCATACGTCACCATGTGTCTGTTTTCCATTTTCAATGCCGTGTTGTTAAGCGTCAGAATTCGCGCAGAAGACAAAGCATTACAGGAATACAGCGTAAAATAG
- the ypwA gene encoding metal-dependent carboxypeptidase (Evidence 2a: Function from experimental evidences in other organisms; PubMedId: 7765282, 22730127; Product type e: enzyme) — protein sequence MEIHTYEKEFFDLLKRISHYSEAVALMHWDSRTGAPKNGSEDRAESIGQLSTDIFNIQTSDRMKELIDVLYERFDDLSEDTKKAVELAKKEYEENKKIPEAEYKEYVILCSKAETAWEEAKGKSDFSLFSPYLEQLIEFNKRFITYWGYQEHPYDALLDLFEPGVTVKVLDQLFAELKEAIIPLVKQVTASGNKPDTSFITKAFPKEKQKELSLYFLQELGYDFDGGRLDETVHPFATTLNRGDVRVTTRYDEKDFRTAIFGTIHECGHAIYEQNIDEALSGTNLSDGASMGIHESQSLFYENFIGRNKHFWTPYYKKIQEASPVQFKDISLDDFVRAINESKPSFIRVEADELTYPLHIIIRYEIEKAIFSNEVSVEDLPSLWNQKYQDYLGITPQTDAEGILQDVHWAGGDFGYFPSYALGYMYAAQLKQKMLEDLPEFDALLERGEFHPIKQWLTEKVHIHGKRKKPLDIIKDATGEELNVRYLIDYLSNKYSNLYLL from the coding sequence ATGGAGATACATACATATGAAAAAGAATTTTTTGATCTTTTAAAAAGAATCTCACATTACAGCGAAGCAGTTGCGTTAATGCACTGGGACTCCAGAACAGGCGCGCCGAAAAATGGCTCAGAGGATCGTGCCGAAAGTATCGGCCAGCTTTCAACAGATATATTCAATATCCAAACATCAGATCGAATGAAGGAGCTTATCGATGTCCTGTATGAACGATTTGATGACTTGTCGGAAGATACGAAAAAAGCAGTGGAACTGGCGAAAAAAGAGTATGAAGAGAATAAGAAAATCCCTGAGGCTGAATACAAAGAATACGTGATTCTGTGTTCAAAGGCAGAAACAGCGTGGGAGGAAGCGAAAGGAAAATCTGATTTCAGCTTGTTTTCTCCTTATTTAGAACAGCTGATTGAATTCAATAAACGTTTTATTACGTATTGGGGATATCAAGAGCATCCTTATGATGCATTGCTTGATTTGTTTGAGCCCGGCGTCACGGTAAAGGTGCTTGATCAGTTGTTTGCTGAGCTGAAGGAAGCGATTATCCCTCTTGTTAAACAGGTGACAGCTTCCGGAAATAAACCAGATACAAGCTTTATTACAAAAGCGTTCCCGAAAGAAAAGCAAAAAGAGCTCAGTCTGTATTTTTTACAGGAGCTTGGCTACGATTTTGATGGCGGAAGACTTGATGAAACCGTTCATCCGTTTGCAACTACGCTGAATCGGGGAGACGTTCGGGTCACGACGAGATATGATGAAAAAGATTTCCGGACGGCGATCTTTGGGACCATTCATGAGTGCGGGCACGCGATTTACGAGCAAAATATTGATGAAGCACTCAGTGGCACGAACTTGTCAGACGGCGCATCGATGGGAATTCATGAATCGCAATCATTATTTTACGAGAATTTTATCGGCCGCAACAAGCATTTTTGGACTCCGTACTATAAGAAGATTCAAGAGGCATCACCTGTACAGTTCAAGGACATCTCCCTGGATGATTTTGTCCGGGCAATCAATGAATCAAAACCTTCATTTATCAGGGTCGAAGCGGATGAATTGACGTATCCTCTTCATATCATCATCCGTTATGAAATTGAAAAAGCGATTTTCAGCAATGAAGTGTCTGTGGAAGATCTGCCGTCGCTTTGGAATCAAAAATACCAGGATTATTTAGGGATTACACCGCAGACCGACGCAGAGGGGATTTTACAGGACGTCCATTGGGCAGGTGGAGATTTCGGCTACTTCCCATCCTATGCGCTCGGCTACATGTATGCGGCTCAGCTGAAACAAAAAATGCTTGAGGATCTCCCTGAATTTGACGCTCTCTTGGAAAGAGGAGAGTTCCATCCGATAAAGCAATGGCTGACGGAAAAGGTGCACATTCACGGAAAACGGAAAAAGCCGTTAGACATTATTAAAGATGCAACAGGAGAAGAGCTGAATGTTCGCTATTTAATTGATTATTTATCAAACAAATATTCAAATCTCTATCTGTTATAA
- the pbuX gene encoding xanthine permease (Evidence 1a: Function from experimental evidences in the studied strain; PubMedId: 9098051, 12923093, 15549109, 15849754, 16850406; Product type t : transporter): MRNGFGKTLSLGIQHVLAMYAGAIVVPLIVGKAMGLTVEQLTYLVSIDIFMCGVATLLQVWSNRFFGIGLPVVLGCTFTAVSPMIAIGSEYGVSTVYGSIIASGILVILISFFFGKLVSFFPPVVTGSVVTIIGITLMPVAMNNMAGGEGSADFGDLSNLALAFTVLSIIVLLYRFTKGFIKSVSILIGILIGTFIAYFMGKVQFDNVSDAAVVQMIQPFYFGAPSFHAAPIITMSIVAIVSLVESTGVYFALGDLTNRRLTEIDLSKGYRAEGLAVLLGGIFNAFPYTAFSQNVGLVQLTGIKKNAVIVVTGVILMAFGLFPKIAAFTTIIPSAVLGGAMVAMFGMVIAYGIKMLSRIDFAKQENLLIVACSVGLGLGVTVVPDIFKQLPSALTLLTTNGIVAGSFTAVVLNIVYNVFSKAKKIEQEADLAEQKTAV; this comes from the coding sequence ATGAGAAATGGATTCGGCAAAACGCTGTCTTTAGGGATTCAGCATGTTCTTGCCATGTATGCCGGCGCCATTGTCGTTCCTCTGATTGTCGGAAAAGCAATGGGACTGACTGTCGAGCAGCTGACTTACTTAGTATCGATTGATATTTTTATGTGCGGTGTGGCTACACTTCTGCAAGTGTGGAGCAACCGATTTTTTGGGATCGGGCTTCCGGTAGTGCTTGGCTGTACCTTTACAGCTGTATCGCCGATGATAGCGATTGGATCTGAATATGGGGTTTCAACAGTTTACGGCAGCATTATCGCTTCAGGCATTCTTGTCATTCTTATTTCATTTTTCTTTGGAAAGCTCGTATCGTTTTTTCCGCCGGTCGTGACAGGCTCTGTTGTTACGATTATCGGTATTACACTGATGCCGGTTGCCATGAATAACATGGCCGGCGGAGAAGGAAGTGCAGATTTCGGAGATCTCTCCAATCTTGCACTTGCTTTTACCGTGTTGAGTATCATTGTGCTTCTATACCGTTTTACAAAAGGCTTTATCAAGTCCGTCTCGATTTTGATCGGTATTTTGATTGGCACCTTCATCGCATATTTTATGGGAAAAGTTCAATTTGATAATGTTTCGGACGCGGCAGTTGTTCAAATGATTCAGCCATTTTACTTCGGAGCGCCGTCTTTTCACGCAGCGCCTATCATTACGATGTCCATCGTTGCAATTGTCAGCCTTGTGGAGTCAACTGGTGTTTACTTTGCTTTAGGTGACCTGACAAACCGCCGTTTGACAGAGATAGATTTGTCTAAAGGCTATCGAGCTGAAGGACTGGCTGTGCTTCTGGGCGGTATTTTTAACGCTTTTCCTTACACGGCATTCTCTCAAAATGTCGGGCTTGTTCAGCTCACAGGGATCAAAAAAAATGCCGTCATTGTGGTCACAGGTGTGATCCTAATGGCATTTGGGCTGTTTCCAAAGATCGCTGCTTTCACGACTATTATTCCATCCGCTGTTTTGGGCGGTGCAATGGTGGCGATGTTTGGAATGGTGATTGCTTACGGAATTAAAATGCTCAGCCGCATTGATTTTGCGAAACAGGAAAATCTGCTGATTGTTGCTTGCTCAGTGGGATTGGGGCTCGGTGTGACCGTTGTGCCGGATATTTTCAAACAGCTTCCGAGTGCCTTAACGCTGCTTACAACGAATGGCATTGTGGCGGGCAGCTTTACTGCAGTCGTCTTAAATATTGTATATAACGTTTTTTCTAAAGCTAAAAAAATAGAACAAGAAGCTGACCTCGCTGAACAAAAAACAGCAGTCTAA
- the fbpC gene encoding regulator of iron homeostasis (Evidence 1a: Function from experimental evidences in the studied strain; PubMedId: 18697947, 22389480, 22427629; Product type r: regulator) — translation MTMLFLLGAVCTYSVLIGFVLKGISNKSV, via the coding sequence ATGACAATGCTGTTTTTGCTTGGAGCGGTTTGTACATATAGTGTATTAATTGGTTTTGTATTAAAAGGAATCTCTAATAAATCTGTTTGA
- the kdgT gene encoding 2-keto-3-deoxygluconate permease (Evidence 2b: Function from indirect experimental evidences (e.g. phenotypes); PubMedId: 15849754, 16850406, 9846747; Product type t: transporter) yields the protein MKIKATIERVPGGMMIIPLFLGAALNTFAPGTAEFFGGFTGALITGTLPILGVFIFCVGATIDFRSSGYIARKGITLLLGKIGFAALLGVIAAQFIPDDGIQSGFFAGLSVLAIVAVMNETNGGLYLALMNHMGRKEDAGAFAFISTESGPFMTMVTFGVTGLAAFPWETLAATVIPFLLGCILGNLDHDLRDLFSKVVPAIIPFFAFSLGNTLNFGMLIQSGLLGIFIGVSVVILSGSSLFLLDRFIARGDGVAGVAASSTAGAAVAVPYALAEANASFAPVAESATAIIATSVIVTSLLTPLATVWVDKKIKQKKRRTPPPKNQMTIN from the coding sequence ATGAAAATCAAGGCGACAATTGAACGGGTACCTGGCGGAATGATGATTATTCCGCTATTTCTTGGAGCGGCGCTCAACACGTTTGCGCCTGGAACAGCGGAGTTCTTTGGAGGGTTTACGGGTGCTTTGATTACCGGAACGCTGCCGATACTGGGTGTTTTTATCTTTTGCGTAGGAGCAACGATTGATTTTCGTTCTTCAGGCTATATCGCAAGAAAAGGAATCACGTTATTATTGGGGAAGATCGGATTTGCGGCGCTGCTCGGCGTGATCGCAGCGCAATTTATACCTGACGATGGCATACAATCCGGCTTTTTTGCAGGCCTTTCTGTTTTAGCAATTGTCGCGGTAATGAATGAAACGAACGGCGGACTGTATTTGGCGCTCATGAATCACATGGGAAGAAAAGAGGATGCGGGCGCTTTCGCCTTTATCAGTACAGAATCTGGTCCTTTTATGACCATGGTGACGTTTGGTGTGACGGGACTTGCCGCATTCCCATGGGAAACGCTGGCAGCGACAGTCATCCCGTTTTTACTTGGATGTATACTTGGAAATCTGGATCATGATCTCAGAGACTTATTCAGCAAGGTTGTGCCGGCGATCATTCCATTTTTCGCCTTTTCGCTCGGCAATACCTTGAATTTTGGAATGCTGATCCAATCAGGGCTGCTCGGCATTTTTATCGGAGTTTCTGTCGTCATTTTATCGGGCAGTTCTTTGTTTTTGCTTGATCGTTTTATTGCGCGGGGAGATGGTGTCGCGGGAGTGGCCGCTTCTTCTACGGCAGGGGCGGCTGTAGCCGTGCCATATGCATTAGCGGAAGCGAATGCCTCATTTGCGCCAGTTGCTGAGTCGGCAACTGCAATTATCGCGACAAGCGTTATTGTCACCTCGCTCTTAACCCCGCTGGCAACAGTGTGGGTAGATAAAAAAATCAAGCAGAAAAAGCGGAGAACACCTCCGCCAAAAAATCAAATGACGATCAACTGA
- the dynA gene encoding dynamin GTPase (Evidence 1a: Function from experimental evidences in the studied strain; PubMedId: 21205012, 23388828, 23249255, 26842743, 26530236; Product type e: enzyme): MTDQNRKELLHKTGELYKQFIENQDEQRAAKLAAVMKKAADEEVYIAFTGHYSAGKSSLLNCLLMENILPTSPIPTSANLVVIRNGEKRVRLHTTDGACAELEGTYQKDKVQQYCKDGEQIESVEIFDRYTEIDSGVAYIDTPGIDSTDDAHFLSAASILHQADALFYVVHYNHVHAEENVKFLRSIKESIPNVYFIVNQIDRHDETETKFGDYQAQVEEMLCNEGISREALYFTSVTEPDHPFNQMGALREELSRIEQQSKSNMQALTEQKVRNLLKEHTEMLKKDETGAPSFAEQLNIHTGLVQSLRDQLDEAEKQMTEAEKRMQEEINRILKNANLTPFEMRELAAAFLESQEPSFKTGFFFSKAKTAQERDKRRNAFFSDVAKRTEAEADWHMIDTLHKLAKVFDVYTAESEKLIQAYRTPLDISIIEHAVKHGAAFSSEYVLQYTKDLAELIRKEAKREAADIIKVLSAMVKERVSKDVQTINDRLVQESEKLVFLQEQARLENNAREKTDRLWAIWEEESACPMHIDTEWFKSKKTRVAAPEQKQGRSQLTAQPMPKSEIKMEQEMPLQDQIKRFYTLSDILGECSMLLKQTSAFRERVKRLEERKFTLALFGGFSSGKSSFANALVGERVLPSSPTPTTATINKITKPINGNLNKTANVVFKTEDDLTAEILQLTGIPKEPAGRSFTEKWEKAVKKNRLQEEHVKLISNFLLAYEKYQQYIQEQKKLTIPLSELKPYVAEETTACAVKEVTVYYTCPLTEKGITIVDTPGASSMNKRHTELAFQYIKDADAFFYMTYYQHSFSKGDRSFLRKLGLVKESLSMDKMFFIINAADLAKDKTELETVTDYVSAELVKEGVYEPQLFTVSSKEELVGKPESFYNQFSKVRKHLDRFIEVDVKKASAAQLSSEADKLCETVFQLHQSQHQSREEKEAQKQCLMLSFERTAADIEKRRNSKTIIEKVKKDTREQLYHIAQRLSYFANDLLKSAFHPGLQNGDWKKNVSKAMTTALHEYLFEYIQEIKTLDVRMSGFIERHINEEWLDHFQKTLNEDGYFSVYAGDQHSNGIQLKEVEPEIEERAFEQELKEIKSPKQFFEQKGKATFIEAVRMKLTKITEAWIKNEEESLISHYTAHLRRLQEDMGEKAIAQITDQKETYLRGYAEGEHAKEIEMAYQACISWKNSDNTIKM, translated from the coding sequence ATGACAGATCAAAACAGAAAAGAGCTTTTGCATAAAACCGGGGAACTTTATAAGCAATTTATTGAGAATCAAGATGAACAAAGGGCTGCTAAACTGGCTGCGGTCATGAAAAAAGCGGCTGATGAAGAGGTTTATATCGCGTTTACCGGGCATTATTCAGCGGGGAAATCGTCACTGCTGAACTGCCTGTTAATGGAGAATATTTTGCCGACAAGCCCGATTCCGACAAGCGCTAACCTTGTTGTGATCAGAAACGGGGAAAAGCGAGTTCGGCTTCATACAACAGACGGAGCGTGTGCTGAGCTGGAAGGGACTTACCAGAAAGACAAGGTGCAGCAATATTGTAAAGACGGGGAACAGATTGAAAGCGTCGAAATTTTTGACAGGTATACTGAGATCGATTCCGGGGTTGCGTATATTGATACTCCAGGGATAGATTCAACAGATGATGCGCATTTTCTATCGGCTGCTTCTATTCTTCACCAAGCGGATGCGCTGTTTTACGTCGTTCACTATAATCACGTGCACGCTGAGGAAAATGTAAAGTTTCTCAGATCAATAAAAGAAAGCATTCCGAATGTGTATTTTATCGTCAATCAAATTGACCGCCATGATGAGACGGAGACGAAATTTGGAGACTATCAAGCGCAGGTAGAGGAGATGCTTTGCAATGAAGGGATTTCAAGGGAAGCGCTCTATTTTACATCAGTAACAGAACCGGATCACCCGTTCAATCAGATGGGGGCCCTGAGAGAAGAGTTAAGCAGAATAGAACAGCAATCAAAAAGCAATATGCAGGCTTTAACCGAACAAAAAGTCCGTAATCTGCTAAAGGAACATACGGAAATGCTGAAGAAAGACGAAACAGGCGCTCCGAGTTTCGCTGAACAGCTTAATATCCATACTGGACTGGTCCAATCGCTGCGTGATCAATTGGATGAGGCCGAAAAACAAATGACTGAGGCAGAGAAGAGGATGCAGGAAGAAATCAATCGTATTTTAAAAAACGCCAACCTGACGCCTTTTGAAATGCGTGAATTGGCGGCTGCATTTTTAGAATCACAAGAGCCTTCCTTTAAAACCGGCTTTTTCTTTTCTAAAGCGAAAACTGCACAGGAAAGAGATAAAAGGCGGAATGCTTTTTTCTCTGATGTGGCAAAACGAACAGAGGCCGAAGCGGATTGGCATATGATAGACACGCTTCATAAACTCGCCAAGGTATTTGATGTCTATACCGCTGAAAGTGAAAAGCTGATTCAGGCCTATCGCACACCGCTTGATATAAGCATCATTGAACACGCGGTCAAGCATGGTGCAGCCTTTTCCTCTGAATATGTATTGCAATATACAAAAGACTTGGCAGAGCTCATCCGGAAAGAGGCGAAAAGAGAAGCCGCAGACATCATAAAGGTGCTCTCCGCTATGGTGAAAGAGCGTGTTTCCAAAGATGTGCAAACAATTAACGACCGGCTCGTCCAAGAATCAGAAAAACTTGTCTTTCTTCAAGAACAGGCACGTTTAGAGAATAATGCCCGAGAGAAAACCGATCGCCTGTGGGCCATTTGGGAAGAAGAGTCCGCATGCCCAATGCATATAGACACAGAATGGTTTAAATCGAAGAAAACAAGAGTGGCGGCTCCAGAGCAGAAACAAGGCCGAAGCCAGCTGACGGCGCAGCCGATGCCGAAATCAGAAATCAAAATGGAACAAGAAATGCCGCTTCAAGACCAAATCAAACGCTTTTACACTTTGTCTGACATTTTAGGCGAATGCAGCATGTTGTTAAAGCAAACTTCAGCGTTTCGTGAAAGGGTGAAAAGGCTTGAGGAACGGAAATTTACACTCGCTCTTTTTGGAGGCTTTAGCTCGGGGAAATCATCATTTGCCAATGCGCTTGTCGGCGAAAGAGTGCTGCCATCCTCACCAACGCCAACCACAGCGACAATTAACAAGATCACAAAGCCAATCAATGGCAACTTAAACAAAACAGCGAATGTAGTGTTTAAGACAGAGGATGACTTAACGGCTGAAATTTTGCAGCTCACCGGAATACCAAAGGAGCCGGCAGGCCGTTCCTTCACAGAGAAGTGGGAAAAGGCAGTCAAAAAAAACAGGCTGCAGGAAGAACACGTGAAATTGATCAGCAATTTCCTGCTTGCATACGAGAAGTATCAGCAGTATATACAGGAACAGAAGAAATTAACGATTCCGCTCTCTGAATTAAAGCCGTATGTAGCAGAGGAAACAACGGCCTGTGCTGTGAAAGAGGTAACGGTCTACTATACATGCCCGCTCACTGAAAAAGGGATTACGATCGTTGATACACCCGGCGCGAGCAGCATGAATAAACGGCATACAGAACTGGCATTCCAATATATCAAAGATGCTGATGCATTTTTTTATATGACTTATTATCAGCACTCTTTTTCAAAAGGAGACCGTTCATTTTTGCGAAAGCTTGGACTTGTGAAAGAATCGCTCAGCATGGATAAAATGTTTTTTATTATTAATGCTGCAGACCTTGCAAAAGATAAAACAGAGCTCGAAACAGTGACCGATTATGTCAGCGCAGAGCTTGTAAAAGAAGGGGTTTATGAGCCGCAGCTCTTTACCGTATCAAGTAAGGAGGAACTGGTGGGAAAACCGGAGTCATTTTATAATCAGTTCTCGAAAGTAAGAAAACACTTAGACCGGTTTATCGAAGTGGATGTAAAAAAAGCGTCAGCAGCGCAGCTCAGTTCGGAGGCAGACAAACTATGCGAAACTGTTTTTCAGCTTCACCAATCCCAGCATCAGTCCCGAGAAGAGAAGGAAGCGCAGAAACAGTGCCTTATGCTGTCATTTGAGCGGACAGCGGCCGATATCGAGAAACGGCGGAACTCAAAAACCATCATTGAAAAAGTAAAAAAAGATACAAGAGAGCAGCTATATCACATTGCACAGCGATTATCATATTTTGCAAATGATTTATTAAAATCGGCATTTCATCCCGGGCTGCAAAACGGGGATTGGAAAAAGAACGTCAGTAAAGCGATGACAACAGCCTTACATGAATATCTATTTGAATATATTCAGGAAATCAAAACGCTTGATGTTCGCATGAGCGGTTTCATCGAACGGCATATCAATGAAGAATGGCTGGATCATTTTCAAAAAACATTAAACGAGGACGGTTATTTTTCCGTTTATGCGGGTGATCAGCATTCGAACGGCATACAGTTGAAGGAAGTTGAACCGGAAATAGAAGAACGTGCTTTTGAGCAGGAACTAAAAGAGATCAAATCACCGAAGCAGTTTTTTGAGCAGAAAGGAAAAGCGACCTTTATCGAAGCTGTACGGATGAAACTTACGAAAATCACAGAGGCATGGATAAAAAATGAAGAAGAAAGCCTGATATCTCATTACACTGCTCACCTCAGACGCTTACAGGAAGATATGGGTGAAAAAGCAATCGCGCAAATAACGGATCAAAAAGAGACATATTTAAGAGGATATGCGGAAGGGGAACATGCGAAAGAGATTGAAATGGCGTATCAGGCGTGCATCTCCTGGAAAAATTCAGACAATACAATAAAAATGTAA
- the xpt gene encoding xanthine phosphoribosyltransferase (Evidence 1a: Function from experimental evidences in the studied strain; PubMedId: 12923093, 15549109, 19381559, 20108980, 20200045; Product type e: enzyme): MEALKRKIEEEGVVLSDQVLKVDSFLNHQIDPLLMQRIGDEFASRFAKDGITKIVTIESSGIAPAVMTGLKLGVPVVFARKHKSLTLTDNLLTASVYSFTKQTESQIAVSGTHLSDQDHVLIIDDFLANGQAAHGLVSIVKQAGASIAGIGIVIEKSFQPGRDELVKLGYRVESLARIQSLEEGKVSFVQEVHS, encoded by the coding sequence ATGGAAGCACTGAAACGGAAAATAGAGGAAGAAGGCGTCGTATTATCTGATCAGGTATTGAAAGTGGATTCTTTTTTGAATCACCAAATTGATCCGCTGCTTATGCAGAGAATTGGTGATGAATTTGCGTCTAGGTTTGCAAAAGACGGTATTACCAAAATTGTGACAATCGAATCATCAGGTATCGCTCCCGCTGTAATGACGGGCTTGAAGCTGGGTGTGCCAGTTGTCTTCGCGAGAAAGCATAAATCGTTAACACTCACCGACAACTTGCTGACAGCGTCTGTTTATTCCTTTACGAAGCAAACAGAAAGCCAAATCGCAGTGTCTGGGACCCACCTGTCGGATCAGGATCATGTGCTGATTATCGATGATTTTTTGGCAAATGGACAGGCAGCGCACGGGCTTGTGTCGATTGTGAAGCAAGCGGGAGCTTCTATTGCGGGAATCGGCATTGTTATTGAAAAGTCATTTCAGCCGGGAAGAGATGAACTTGTAAAACTGGGCTACCGAGTGGAATCTTTGGCAAGAATTCAGTCTTTAGAAGAAGGAAAAGTGTCCTTCGTACAGGAGGTTCATTCATGA
- the bpsA gene encoding promiscuous alkylpyrone synthase BpsA (polyketide synthesis) (Evidence 1a: Function from experimental evidences in the studied strain; PubMedId: 19465653; Product type e: enzyme), with amino-acid sequence MAFILSIGTSLPAYNVNQEKAAEFARYMFQHSFKDIDRLLSSFKNGQIHSRQFVKPIEWYKEGHSFEEKNQIYIEETLKHSRAAVRECLSHPEFFQEAIPYEKVEAVFFVSSTGLSTPSIEARLMNELPFSPYTKRIPIWGLGCAGGASGLARAAEYCKAYPEAFVLVISAELCSLTFQPEDKTKSNLIGTSLFGDGIAAALLCGEKADRRVSKLKLAPKIMDAQSVLMKQSEDVMGWDFTDQGFKVIFSRDIPTLVEKWLKTNVQIFLDKHKLSFHDISVFLAHPGGKKVIDAYIKSLGLSSEKLSSAQSILQKHGNMSSATILYVIKDHLQNGHKKEAERGLIGALGPGFSSELLLFSWEKGA; translated from the coding sequence ATGGCGTTTATTTTATCCATTGGAACAAGTCTTCCTGCGTATAATGTAAACCAAGAGAAAGCGGCCGAGTTCGCCCGCTATATGTTTCAGCATTCTTTTAAGGATATTGACAGGCTGTTATCCTCCTTTAAAAACGGGCAAATCCATTCGAGACAGTTTGTTAAGCCGATTGAATGGTATAAAGAGGGGCACAGCTTTGAAGAAAAAAATCAAATATACATAGAAGAAACACTTAAACACAGCAGAGCGGCTGTTCGTGAGTGCCTCTCTCATCCGGAATTTTTTCAAGAAGCCATTCCTTATGAGAAAGTGGAAGCTGTTTTTTTCGTCTCCAGTACAGGTCTTTCCACACCGAGTATCGAGGCGCGGCTTATGAATGAACTTCCGTTTTCTCCATATACGAAGCGGATTCCGATTTGGGGGCTTGGCTGTGCAGGAGGAGCCAGCGGACTTGCGCGTGCAGCCGAATACTGCAAAGCGTATCCTGAGGCTTTTGTGCTTGTCATTTCTGCCGAGCTGTGCAGCCTGACATTCCAGCCGGAAGATAAAACAAAAAGCAATCTGATCGGCACCTCGCTTTTTGGTGACGGCATTGCCGCAGCTTTATTATGCGGAGAGAAGGCGGACCGCAGGGTGTCAAAGCTGAAGCTTGCGCCGAAGATAATGGACGCCCAATCTGTTTTGATGAAACAATCAGAAGATGTCATGGGCTGGGACTTTACCGATCAAGGATTCAAAGTCATTTTCTCACGAGACATTCCGACCTTGGTGGAAAAATGGCTCAAAACAAATGTACAGATTTTTTTGGACAAACATAAGCTGTCATTCCATGATATCAGTGTTTTTTTGGCGCATCCAGGCGGAAAAAAAGTGATCGATGCATACATCAAAAGTCTCGGGCTGTCGTCAGAAAAGCTTTCATCTGCGCAAAGCATTTTGCAAAAGCACGGAAATATGTCTTCAGCCACAATCTTGTATGTGATCAAAGACCATCTGCAGAACGGACATAAAAAGGAAGCTGAACGAGGACTGATTGGCGCATTAGGGCCGGGTTTCTCATCAGAGTTGCTATTATTCAGCTGGGAAAAGGGGGCCTGA